One window of Catonella massiliensis genomic DNA carries:
- a CDS encoding DUF6240 domain-containing protein, with translation MQINSVKDSTKVLETGLKDIDKDVQVQEPIYEKISLGEASNKNIRTKTLTYGDTVNKLKEEDRELNKFKEKADKAVETLEYNTKSLSPDVIKELEDEGVSAKDSDADLVKKSIENIVQNREIRRENLAKQAEKLSEAADDIKEISYSAIGDSTLAKQLENSGMAVTRENMDKLSSAVNFAKEVVSNINEPTISRMVEADLPETIANIYKMEHMESYSEVSVNAEIEETWEKVSDQAVSLLENKGVTADGESLEAAKWLFTKGMEITPASVAKYLSLSELKKEARSEKGFNNLASKIANGLSEGKATPDVIVGNANNRQAGYVVNYFRRTTEITITEVTKRRSLEEIRLKLTEESAVNMLNKGIKIDVTDLKGLVDNLRKEEESYFKGLLDGAKPLGNTTERAGKIENSTNQIELLRSVVSIRSYAITKEYSQDYKIGAVSETFRQETKITLASYHEAGIAYEKGATEIRSDLGDNIRKAFGNIDEVLKDNGLELSDANRKAVRLLAYNKAEVTVESVTKMKSAAVLTETALKELKPATVASLIKSGTNPLDMDMEELLKAAKEINEQVIPSDEKYSRYLYNLERSGEVSETEREAYIGIYRLLNQIEKGDDAAVGSVSLTNQSLTLRNMLSAVRTRKLGGFNEKVDDNFGELTNVLGGADKIDNQIDRAYAKLLAGELKESLSEVGEEYYKEKEAEIAREIQSTDVEKLIDEGAELTFSNVLAQSDIAKGRKSLLGVVREMTRGEKREVNDLAEKFIDEFDGDRFAAENEKAITDALSKKVAKMMESSEMRYDSLKGLMAVKKTITLSVKREETKTYDIPFIYDEDKLADLSLTVRKGKAEVDKGKVGIILTTDNETVTSEFRIVSERVMGYFKTESRESLDNLKTNEDVLKSALADLDMEIGEISYHLGASSSQITNSDDIYSDNVKTADIYRTAKVVATHLLKVLGIRG, from the coding sequence TGAGGACGAGGGAGTATCCGCTAAGGACTCCGATGCGGATTTGGTAAAGAAGAGTATTGAAAATATAGTTCAAAACAGAGAAATACGCAGGGAAAACCTCGCTAAGCAGGCAGAAAAGCTTAGTGAAGCTGCGGACGATATAAAGGAAATATCCTATTCTGCAATTGGCGATTCTACCTTAGCAAAGCAACTTGAAAACTCTGGGATGGCAGTAACAAGGGAGAATATGGACAAACTCTCTTCTGCGGTGAACTTTGCAAAAGAGGTGGTATCCAATATAAATGAGCCTACCATAAGCCGTATGGTGGAGGCGGACTTGCCTGAGACCATTGCAAACATCTACAAAATGGAGCATATGGAGTCATACAGCGAGGTTAGTGTAAATGCGGAGATTGAAGAAACTTGGGAAAAGGTATCTGACCAGGCGGTAAGCTTACTTGAAAATAAGGGTGTAACTGCAGATGGTGAAAGCCTTGAGGCAGCGAAATGGCTATTTACCAAGGGAATGGAAATCACTCCCGCCAGTGTAGCTAAGTACCTAAGTCTTAGTGAGCTTAAAAAAGAAGCCAGAAGTGAAAAGGGATTTAATAACCTTGCTTCTAAGATTGCAAATGGCCTTTCTGAGGGGAAGGCAACTCCTGATGTCATAGTTGGTAATGCAAACAACAGGCAGGCAGGCTATGTGGTTAATTATTTCAGACGTACCACAGAGATAACAATTACTGAGGTTACAAAGAGAAGAAGCCTTGAAGAAATAAGGCTTAAGCTTACTGAGGAATCAGCAGTAAATATGCTAAATAAAGGCATTAAAATAGATGTGACCGACCTAAAGGGACTTGTTGACAATCTTAGAAAAGAAGAGGAAAGCTATTTTAAGGGCTTACTTGACGGCGCTAAGCCTCTCGGTAATACTACTGAAAGAGCAGGTAAGATAGAAAACAGCACAAATCAGATAGAGCTTTTAAGAAGCGTGGTGTCTATACGCTCTTATGCAATTACGAAAGAATACAGCCAAGACTATAAGATAGGTGCAGTATCCGAAACCTTCAGGCAGGAGACAAAGATTACACTTGCTTCATATCACGAGGCTGGTATCGCTTATGAGAAGGGCGCAACAGAGATTAGGTCAGACCTTGGAGACAATATTCGCAAGGCATTTGGTAATATTGATGAGGTTTTAAAGGATAACGGTTTGGAACTTTCAGACGCTAACAGAAAGGCTGTAAGGCTTTTAGCTTATAATAAGGCAGAGGTGACTGTTGAGTCTGTTACTAAGATGAAGTCTGCCGCGGTTCTTACAGAGACAGCGCTAAAGGAATTAAAGCCTGCTACTGTTGCAAGCCTCATAAAATCGGGCACCAATCCGCTTGATATGGATATGGAAGAGCTTCTTAAGGCTGCAAAGGAGATAAATGAACAGGTTATTCCGAGTGATGAAAAGTATAGCAGATACTTATATAATCTCGAAAGAAGCGGTGAAGTAAGCGAGACTGAAAGGGAGGCTTATATAGGCATATACCGCCTCCTTAACCAGATTGAAAAGGGTGATGATGCGGCGGTAGGAAGTGTGAGTCTAACCAATCAGAGCCTTACACTTAGAAATATGCTATCAGCCGTAAGAACAAGGAAGCTTGGAGGCTTTAATGAGAAGGTAGATGATAATTTCGGTGAGCTTACCAACGTACTTGGCGGAGCTGACAAGATAGACAATCAGATAGATAGGGCTTATGCAAAGCTTCTTGCAGGAGAGCTTAAGGAGAGCCTTAGTGAAGTAGGTGAAGAGTATTACAAAGAGAAGGAAGCAGAAATAGCTAGAGAAATACAGTCTACTGATGTAGAAAAGCTAATAGATGAGGGAGCTGAGCTTACATTTTCAAATGTGCTTGCCCAGTCAGATATAGCAAAGGGAAGAAAGAGCCTCCTTGGCGTAGTCCGTGAAATGACCCGAGGAGAGAAAAGGGAGGTAAATGACCTTGCCGAGAAGTTCATAGACGAGTTTGATGGAGACCGTTTTGCCGCAGAAAATGAAAAGGCTATTACTGATGCACTCAGCAAAAAGGTTGCCAAGATGATGGAATCGTCTGAAATGAGGTACGACAGCCTTAAAGGACTGATGGCGGTTAAGAAGACCATTACTCTATCAGTAAAAAGAGAAGAGACTAAGACCTATGACATTCCTTTCATCTATGATGAGGACAAACTTGCGGATCTCTCTCTTACAGTAAGAAAGGGTAAGGCTGAGGTGGATAAGGGCAAGGTAGGAATTATCTTAACCACCGACAATGAGACAGTGACTTCAGAGTTTAGGATAGTAAGTGAAAGGGTAATGGGTTATTTTAAGACTGAATCAAGGGAGAGCCTTGACAACCTAAAGACCAATGAAGACGTGCTTAAGAGCGCACTTGCAGACCTTGATATGGAAATTGGAGAAATTTCTTATCATCTGGGTGCATCCTCTTCACAAATTACAAATTCTGACGATATATATAGTGATAATGTTAAAACAGCTGATATTTACAGAACTGCAAAGGTGGTAGCAACACATTTACTTAAGGTTCTTGGTATCAGAGGCTAG
- a CDS encoding flagellin N-terminal helical domain-containing protein: MRINNNISALRANTNLSRVDRRLDKSTQKLSSGQKINHAADDAAGFSISKRMRTQIHSLERASQNAADGISVIQTAEGALNEVSAILVRVKELTVQSANDTFSGDDRDAIQKEVDQLLAEVNRISTDTDFNQNTLLNGEVGRRSVTKNTGVEVIRSTEIVPDGKYKLTVEEDPKKAVYTGGSVNGADFGENSKVQGRVIINGEVVDIKPGDSAETVLNKLRTGAERAGISLAGNGGGPDANGEEVYGGYTAEALDEGIELLFVTKEYGSKAKIDIKIEGTATKDEDGNTVSAEDNADKLAAALGLPRKVDPAPRGKDAKVTLDEGFEKTATVNVDGDKVVIKDRDGFELELKVNDYTTENDKGGEVELTVFDAGYMTLQVGANTGESFDVSIDRIDTETLGLSKINLRSSKEAENAIEMVDKAITMVSAERAKLGAYQNRLEHTILSLDETTEDMTSAFSRIVDTDMAEEMTEFTQQKVLSQAGTSVLAQANERPNTILTLLQS, translated from the coding sequence ATGAGAATAAACAATAATATTTCAGCACTTAGAGCAAATACCAATCTTAGCAGGGTTGACAGAAGACTTGATAAAAGCACCCAGAAGCTTTCATCAGGCCAAAAGATAAACCACGCGGCAGACGATGCGGCAGGCTTTTCTATATCAAAGAGAATGCGTACCCAGATTCATTCATTGGAGAGAGCTTCCCAGAACGCAGCAGATGGTATCTCGGTTATTCAGACAGCAGAGGGAGCACTTAATGAAGTAAGTGCCATACTCGTTCGTGTTAAAGAACTGACAGTTCAGTCTGCCAACGATACCTTCTCAGGTGATGACAGAGATGCTATCCAGAAGGAAGTGGATCAGTTACTTGCTGAGGTAAACAGGATATCCACAGATACGGATTTTAACCAGAATACCCTCCTTAACGGAGAGGTTGGAAGACGCTCTGTAACAAAGAATACAGGAGTAGAGGTAATTCGTTCTACTGAGATAGTACCTGATGGGAAATATAAGCTGACAGTTGAGGAAGATCCTAAAAAGGCAGTGTATACAGGCGGCTCAGTAAATGGTGCGGACTTTGGCGAGAACTCAAAGGTACAGGGAAGAGTCATCATTAACGGTGAAGTAGTAGACATCAAACCGGGCGATTCGGCTGAAACAGTATTAAATAAGCTAAGGACAGGAGCTGAAAGAGCAGGCATCAGCCTTGCAGGCAATGGCGGAGGACCTGATGCAAACGGTGAAGAAGTTTACGGAGGCTACACCGCAGAAGCACTTGATGAAGGGATAGAATTGCTTTTTGTAACAAAAGAGTATGGAAGCAAGGCTAAGATAGATATCAAAATAGAGGGAACTGCCACAAAGGATGAAGACGGCAATACAGTATCAGCAGAGGATAATGCAGATAAGCTTGCTGCTGCACTTGGACTGCCAAGGAAGGTAGATCCTGCACCAAGAGGTAAGGATGCTAAGGTTACACTTGATGAAGGCTTTGAGAAAACAGCTACTGTAAATGTGGACGGAGACAAGGTTGTAATCAAGGACAGAGACGGCTTTGAGCTTGAGCTTAAGGTAAACGACTATACGACAGAGAATGACAAGGGTGGAGAGGTTGAGCTCACAGTATTTGATGCGGGCTACATGACTCTTCAGGTAGGAGCTAACACAGGCGAGAGCTTTGATGTAAGCATTGACAGGATAGATACGGAGACTTTGGGACTTAGCAAAATCAATTTAAGATCAAGCAAGGAGGCTGAAAATGCTATAGAGATGGTTGACAAGGCTATCACAATGGTATCAGCTGAGCGTGCAAAGCTAGGTGCATACCAGAACAGACTTGAACATACCATACTAAGTCTTGATGAAACTACAGAAGATATGACTAGTGCGTTCTCAAGAATAGTGGATACCGACATGGCTGAGGAAATGACCGAATTTACACAGCAGAAGGTGCTTTCACAGGCGGGAACCAGCGTGCTTGCTCAGGCTAATGAGCGCCCTAACACCATACTTACATTGTTACAGAGTTAA
- a CDS encoding flagellar export chaperone FliS — protein sequence MKAESVKIFTRRITSANKSEIIVIIYDIIEENLALAKKALAEGDRETYRNEIKQAISFVKELLVSLDMNYEVSKNLASLYIYVSRCLNFALVSGKKEEIEAAEKVLRKLGDSFREVAKTDESKPVMENTQRVYAGITYGRGLDLDETLVASAMESRGFRA from the coding sequence TTGAAAGCTGAGTCTGTAAAAATATTTACAAGAAGAATAACTTCTGCAAATAAAAGCGAGATTATTGTTATAATATATGATATAATAGAAGAAAATCTCGCTTTGGCAAAAAAGGCACTTGCAGAAGGTGACAGGGAAACATATAGAAATGAGATTAAACAGGCAATTTCCTTTGTGAAGGAATTGCTTGTAAGCCTTGACATGAATTATGAGGTCAGTAAGAATCTTGCAAGCCTATATATTTATGTAAGCAGATGCCTTAACTTTGCACTGGTGAGTGGAAAGAAAGAGGAGATAGAAGCCGCAGAAAAGGTCCTAAGAAAACTTGGTGACAGCTTCAGAGAAGTGGCAAAGACAGATGAGTCTAAGCCTGTTATGGAGAATACCCAAAGAGTATATGCAGGCATTACCTATGGAAGAGGACTTGACCTGGATGAAACTTTGGTAGCTTCTGCTATGGAAAGCAGAGGTTTTCGCGCCTGA
- the metG gene encoding methionine--tRNA ligase — protein MSEKKPYYITTAIAYTSGKPHIGNTYEIILADAIARFKRKEGYDVRFQTGTDEHGQKIETRAIEAGQTPKEFVDSVAAEVKRLWDLCNTSYDRFIRTTDPDHEKQVQKIFKKLYDKGDIYKGSYKGMYCTECEAFYTNAQLVDGKCPECHGDVHPAEEEAYFFKMSKYADRLIEHINNNPDFIRPVSRKNEMMNNFLIPGLQDLCVSRTSFTWGIPVDFDPKHVVYVWLDALSNYTTGLGYDADGNHGDLYKKYWPADLHLIGKDIIRFHTIYWPIFLMALDEPLPKQVFGHPWLLQGGEKMSKSKGNVIYADDMAHLFGVDAVRYFVLHEMPYENDGVITWELMAERYNSDLANTLGNLVSRTIAMSNKYFNGELESTGVEEPVDAELKEIAVNCLHKVVDKMKELRAADAISEIFTLFKRCNKYIDETEPWILAKEEDKLPRLKEVLYNLSESIMIGASLLYSFMPETSEKIAKAFNSELREFSELDKFGLIKNGTKVEENPSMLFARKDVKEVLAETEKIVKAQREEFIKSSETAINNLLKAGKINEAEAKESLDKLYGREAKAESAEAIELEAKPEIEFDDFMKCQFQVGEIVKCEEVPKSKKLLCSQVKVGSKTLQIVSGIRKNYEAKDMVGKKVMVLTNLKPAKLAGVLSQGMLLCAEDAEGNLSLMTPENTMPSGAEIR, from the coding sequence ATGTCAGAGAAAAAACCATATTATATTACAACAGCGATAGCTTATACTTCAGGAAAGCCACATATTGGCAATACCTACGAGATTATTCTTGCAGATGCAATAGCCAGATTTAAGCGTAAAGAAGGCTATGATGTAAGGTTTCAGACAGGAACAGATGAACACGGACAGAAGATAGAGACGAGAGCAATAGAAGCAGGACAGACACCTAAGGAATTTGTAGACAGCGTGGCAGCAGAGGTTAAACGCCTTTGGGACCTTTGCAACACCTCTTACGACCGCTTCATCCGTACTACAGATCCTGACCACGAGAAGCAGGTACAGAAGATATTTAAGAAGCTTTATGATAAGGGTGATATCTACAAGGGTTCTTATAAGGGGATGTACTGCACTGAGTGTGAAGCCTTTTATACCAATGCACAGCTTGTGGACGGAAAATGTCCTGAGTGCCACGGAGATGTGCATCCTGCAGAGGAAGAGGCTTACTTCTTTAAGATGAGTAAGTATGCTGACAGGCTTATTGAACATATCAACAATAACCCTGACTTTATCAGGCCTGTCTCAAGAAAAAATGAGATGATGAACAACTTCCTCATTCCGGGACTTCAGGACCTTTGCGTATCAAGAACCTCATTTACTTGGGGTATACCTGTGGATTTTGACCCTAAGCATGTAGTCTATGTATGGCTTGATGCCCTTTCAAACTATACCACAGGTCTTGGCTATGATGCAGATGGAAACCATGGAGACCTTTATAAGAAATACTGGCCTGCGGACTTACATCTTATAGGTAAGGACATTATCCGTTTCCATACCATATACTGGCCTATCTTCCTTATGGCTCTTGATGAACCTCTTCCTAAGCAGGTGTTCGGTCATCCTTGGCTTTTACAGGGTGGAGAGAAGATGAGTAAGTCTAAGGGAAATGTTATCTATGCGGACGATATGGCCCACCTCTTTGGAGTAGATGCCGTACGCTACTTCGTACTTCACGAAATGCCTTATGAAAATGACGGAGTAATCACTTGGGAGCTCATGGCTGAGCGCTACAACTCTGACCTTGCTAATACACTTGGCAACCTTGTAAGCAGAACAATAGCAATGAGCAATAAGTACTTTAACGGAGAGCTTGAGTCTACAGGAGTAGAAGAACCTGTGGATGCTGAGCTTAAGGAAATTGCCGTAAACTGCCTCCACAAGGTAGTTGACAAGATGAAGGAGCTTCGTGCTGCTGATGCAATTTCTGAGATATTTACCTTATTTAAGCGCTGCAATAAGTATATAGATGAGACTGAGCCTTGGATACTCGCTAAAGAGGAGGATAAGCTGCCTCGCCTGAAAGAGGTGCTTTACAACCTTTCAGAGAGCATAATGATAGGTGCTTCACTTTTATATTCATTCATGCCTGAGACTTCAGAGAAAATAGCTAAGGCATTTAACTCAGAGCTTCGTGAGTTTAGTGAGCTTGATAAGTTCGGGCTGATTAAAAATGGAACAAAGGTAGAAGAAAACCCTTCGATGCTATTTGCAAGAAAGGATGTAAAAGAGGTTCTTGCTGAGACAGAAAAGATTGTGAAGGCTCAGAGGGAAGAATTTATAAAGAGCAGTGAGACCGCAATTAACAACCTGCTTAAGGCAGGAAAGATAAATGAGGCAGAGGCAAAGGAATCTCTTGATAAGCTCTATGGCAGGGAGGCTAAGGCTGAAAGTGCTGAGGCTATCGAACTTGAAGCTAAGCCTGAGATAGAGTTTGATGACTTTATGAAGTGCCAGTTTCAGGTAGGAGAGATTGTTAAATGTGAAGAAGTACCAAAGTCAAAGAAACTGCTTTGTTCACAGGTAAAGGTAGGAAGTAAGACCTTACAGATAGTTTCAGGAATCAGAAAGAACTATGAGGCTAAGGACATGGTTGGCAAGAAAGTGATGGTGCTTACCAATCTTAAGCCTGCTAAACTTGCAGGAGTACTGTCACAGGGAATGCTTCTTTGTGCTGAGGATGCAGAGGGCAATCTTTCACTTATGACACCTGAAAATACTATGCCAAGTGGAGCAGAGATTCGCTAA
- the rsmA gene encoding 16S rRNA (adenine(1518)-N(6)/adenine(1519)-N(6))-dimethyltransferase RsmA, producing MADLGQPQNTIAILKKYDFTFQKKFGQNFLIDTHVLEKIVDAADIGKDDLVLEIGPGIGTVTQYLCEAARQVIAVEIDRQLIKILKDTLSAYDNVEVINEDILKVDIAALVEEKNSGKPIKVVSNLPYYITTPIIMTLLEKRVPVTDMTLMMQEEVARRMQAVPGNKDYGALSLAVQYYSVPYIAAFVPPNCFMPRPNVGSAVVNLKCHEKPPVEVNDDELMFKLIKASFAQRRKTLQNGLTNSAELDFTKDEVTEAILKMQETLGMKQNPLIRGETLTLKEFACLSDILS from the coding sequence ATGGCAGATTTGGGACAGCCACAAAATACAATAGCCATACTTAAAAAGTATGATTTTACCTTTCAGAAAAAATTCGGTCAGAACTTTCTTATAGACACCCATGTACTTGAAAAGATAGTGGATGCGGCAGACATAGGAAAGGATGACCTGGTGCTTGAGATTGGTCCCGGCATAGGTACTGTAACCCAGTATCTATGTGAGGCCGCAAGGCAGGTAATAGCAGTAGAGATAGACAGGCAGCTAATTAAAATTCTAAAAGATACTCTCTCAGCATATGACAATGTAGAGGTGATAAACGAGGATATCTTAAAGGTGGATATAGCTGCCCTGGTAGAGGAGAAGAACAGCGGCAAGCCTATCAAGGTGGTATCAAATCTTCCTTACTACATAACTACCCCTATAATTATGACCTTGCTTGAAAAGAGGGTTCCTGTTACAGATATGACTCTTATGATGCAGGAAGAGGTGGCAAGAAGGATGCAGGCAGTACCCGGGAATAAGGATTATGGTGCACTTTCTCTTGCAGTTCAGTATTATTCTGTGCCTTATATAGCAGCCTTCGTACCGCCAAACTGCTTCATGCCCCGCCCCAATGTAGGTAGTGCGGTAGTCAATCTTAAATGCCACGAAAAACCGCCTGTAGAGGTGAATGATGATGAGCTGATGTTTAAGTTAATTAAAGCCTCCTTTGCACAGAGAAGGAAAACTCTGCAAAATGGGCTTACCAATTCGGCCGAGCTTGACTTTACAAAGGATGAGGTTACAGAGGCTATACTTAAGATGCAGGAAACTCTAGGTATGAAGCAGAATCCTCTTATAAGGGGTGAGACTCTTACACTTAAGGAATTTGCCTGCCTTAGTGATATCCTATCATGA
- a CDS encoding rhodanese-like domain-containing protein, producing MSKTKKPVIIIVILTILLMSSLLFSMKLLSEAKPFYNIVLGADELNTGIKDEKAILIDLRDEADYEAGHIENAINMPFTDNGIKMLDYLTKRADKDSRVFLMCYHGNRSGQAFNLLRDKGYTNLNYVKFGYEDYVNAMGSGFKPALGECPCKNYD from the coding sequence ATGAGTAAGACCAAGAAGCCTGTTATAATTATAGTTATACTTACCATTCTACTGATGTCGTCTTTACTTTTTTCTATGAAGCTTCTATCTGAGGCTAAGCCCTTTTACAATATTGTGCTAGGTGCGGATGAGCTTAATACAGGGATTAAAGATGAGAAAGCCATATTAATTGACCTTAGAGATGAGGCAGACTATGAGGCAGGTCATATAGAAAATGCCATAAATATGCCCTTTACAGATAATGGTATAAAAATGCTTGATTATTTGACTAAAAGAGCCGATAAAGATAGTAGGGTATTTCTTATGTGTTATCATGGCAACAGATCCGGTCAGGCATTTAATCTTCTTAGAGATAAAGGTTACACCAACTTAAACTATGTCAAATTTGGCTATGAAGATTATGTAAATGCTATGGGCAGCGGATTTAAGCCTGCTTTGGGCGAGTGTCCATGTAAAAACTACGACTGA